The following nucleotide sequence is from Channa argus isolate prfri chromosome 9, Channa argus male v1.0, whole genome shotgun sequence.
TTGGGCATtcagtctgtctttctctgcagtcagggaagacagacTAGAATTCAGccggtctctctctgcagtcagggaagacactctggaatttagctggtccttctctgcagtcagggaagacagacTAGAATTCAGCCGGTCTCTCTCTGCACtcagggaagacactctggaatttagctggtccttctctgcagtcagggaagacagacTAGAATTCAGCCGGTCTGTCTCTGCACtcagggaagacactctggaatttagctggtccttctctgcagtcagggaagacagacTAGAATTCAGccggtctctctctgcagtcagggaagacaatgtggaattcagctggtctttctctgcagtcagggaagacaatgtggaatttagctggtctctctctgcagtcagggaagacagacTAGAATTCAGCCAGTTACTCTCTgaagtcagggaagacactctggaatttAGCTGgcctctctctgcagtcaggaaATTAATTCTAGCAGTCAGTCGTCGTCTCTCTTCAGTCAGGGAAGACAGTTTagcattcagctggtctctctcttcagtcagGGAAGACATATTGTTCCTGCTGTCCTGGAGACTCTTATTCATGTTGGCCTTCATAGCTTTCCCACTGTTTACTGTGTTATGGTCTAAAAGATAATAAAGAATGTGTGAATGACAAGCATCATATAATACAATTCACcttatttcctatttttttcctccatggCTACAGTGAACTAATGCTTCCTATGTTCCATAGATTATTTCTAGTTTACACTTGTAAACATGTTCCTTAGTGTTTTATTAGTCTCATGAAACATcaaacaaatcacatttcatcAAACAATGAAATGTATGACAAAACCTGAATAGCTACATGCATTTTAGCTTTGTCTGTTTAATTAAtgttgtaattttacattttaaaaagcaattttaattttttttataaaagttttaaaatttaaaaaagaaaaactaaagcaataggtaacaatattaataaacagtGATATTTGAATGTTTAGGACTAAATGTTAGAATTTaacttgtgtgtatttgtattttagctttgtgtattttatttagtgttGTTTGTACAATTGtctcaaaacacatttctccagatttaacacaaaaaacatattaagcTTGAACTTTATAGTCTTATATCATTCAGAGTAGCATAATGCTCCTTAtaagaacaaattaaatgttaatttatgaaAACCAGACTCACAGTGGAGATTGAAGATGAAGAGTCCAGtcaacaggaaaacactcagcagccccagacagaAAACCACAGCTCTATAAATTCTCCTCTCTGAGCTCCAAAGatctgaacagagaaaagaccagTGAATACAGTCAATGGTTTCATAGTAAGACCAGATAATATCAGATTTATTCCCACTCAGTCTGTAAGCATCTATGTCTGACTGAACATTCTTACCTgtctgagttgttttccatcttGAAAGAAAAGAcctgtcaaatttaaaattcatttgtatttcctCCATTGATAAGGTGGTCAGCTCTTACTAGAAGCtcatctctgcagcacagacTGCAGTAAAATATCAATGTAGAAAGTTGGTTTCAGTTTTTGAGGAAGCTGAGCTTAAGAGGAAATTAATCATTTTGAGGGCCAAATCTTTACGGAGCAGCATTTTAAGACACACGTCCCTACAGCCACATAGGACTGAATTATAACGAGGAGTTTAGGACAATATGGATGAGAGGAGGTGGCAGACAGAATATATTGCTCAAACTGACATCCACCATGTATAACACCTCCCACCCCCTGATTCACGCTGTGGAGGCTCTGAGCAGCTGCTTCAGCACAAGATTGTTACACCTCCAGTGTATGAAAAAGCGCTATCGCAGGTCGTTCCTCCCCTCAGCTATCAGACTGTACAACACACCAATACAGTGAGACACAAATGGGAGTCACTTTTTTGTAATGTGTACGGTTATTATGGGAAAAACTCATGTGTCTGTTGTGAAACTTTTTTGTGCTCTATTTGTTTAGGTGAGGGGAAATATCTTTGACTTAATGTGTGGAGTGATATctggttcttttctttttactgctgGAACACTGGAATTTCCCCATTGTGGGATCAACAAAGTCTTATCTTAGCTTACACAGACTGTGGGAAACCTTTTTGGTCAAAACCCGGtttgattaggagagatggcctCCATCCAAAACAGTTAAGACAGATACTGCTGTATTACAGTCACTGAGGAAGTAACAGTAAGAACAGCAGAATGTTCTGCAATATTCTCAGTGAAGTAAATATGAGTTTAAGAAGCTTCACAGATGGTGTCAGACTCAAATTAACCAACCAATGATACTGAACATCActgatttgttaaaaaacataataataaaatttatttatatagcacatttgaaatgtgcactaaagtgcttcacaaacagatacaaatattaaacatcaaaaatgtACAAGTCAAAAGGATACAAAGGATAAAAGGGcaattaaaacaagcaaaaatcaaatgtcaaggacatcaataaaaaaagacaatactGATAAACTGTCCATTAACTGCTGAAGGGTGAATGCCAATTTAAATAGCTGTGTACTGAGCATGTCagggtcttgttgcacttcttgtccctggacttttattttgtggccccttctccttacttcctgtccttggttcttttccccagctttgccctcgttgtccctcattgtttgcacctgttccaccctctatttaagttcagtcttcccttcactcccctgccagatcctcgtcattgttaatgtggtctctgccatcgtggttACTGTCTTCGTCGTGGTCACCGCtgtcattgtcatcattattaccCTAACCAACCCCTCAGGCTCTGGACTCTAGGTAAAAGCTGTTAGTGTatttcatggactcttgcatTCGGGACTCTTGTAtctcctggacttttgtttttgggacCCTGTGCACctttcccctttggtctgaATTTTGGTGATGTGCCtgcttgctgttttgtttttccgtgtcttgttaatttagtttatctgtttgtttcctTAGACTTCTCGTTGTTTTCCTGtgtagtgatttttgtttttctgtgccttatttatctGGTTTCCCTCTGgttatcagttttccttagtccccCTCCGTGTACTTACCTGttattagattttatgtttatccgagtcttatttgttttttgagcCTGTTGTCCTAAGTTACTATCTTACTATCTGTTAAGTTAATTCCCCTCATGTTCTGGTCCCTTTGGTTAGTTTGAGTTTTCTTTATTCTGTAGCCGGTTCCTGgtatcctcctgttaggagcaaCTTCTGTAAACtatttacatctgtcaataaatCCCCTCGTTATTTGCAATCCCTCTTatagtctcttcacttgggtcctcccttaacctaaacgtgacagAGCATAGATTTAAAAGACTATTAATGTGTAGAATAAGTGGATCCTCACACTGGTTTCCACAGCACAGAAACTGGTGAGAAAGAACCGTACGCTACACTTACTGTCCCAGACACAAGATACCAAAGACTTTTTGTGGAATAATATCTGACTTTCTAAAAGAACATGTTACTACATTACACAGCCGGGGACTTGAGTATCCCCTGATTTGCCTCACACCTCTCACTCTGGGCAactccaaaaaaagaaatgagtccAACTACTCTCGAGAAGTTTGGTTCCAGAGACAGTGCTATGTGTAGAGGTAAGCCCCACTATATCTAGTTGGTATCACTCATCCTCTCACAACAACTCCAGTTCACTTCCCTGACAGAAAGGTGAAATTCCATGTTCCTAGACCTAGCTTCCAAAGCTCTGAATGGAATTGGGATGGGATTGCAATGGGAGGTAGTACAACTTAAAAAGTGAGAGAGACTGTCCATGACTTGGGGGAGTCCACCACAGTAAGGGGGCAACTCTCAGAGGGGAAGCATGTCTCAATCCTTGAAAACATTAAAGGCCTACACCTACTCACTCTGAAGCCTGTtcagttcctctgctgttttattgagtCTGGCATTCAGCTGAtctctctcttcagtcagtGAAGACAGTTTGGTATAACAGTTCTGGAGAGGCTCAGTCAGGTTGATATTCTAAGTTATAATCTGAAAGCACATGAATTCATATAATGTAATACTACTTACTATTTAGCCGGGTCAGATGTTTTCCcccaaactttaaaataaattgatgcACATGATTTAAGTTCCATATTCTAAATATCTCCACCACAATCTTACACTTTTACTCCTACAGCACATTAAGTGGATTTTCCTCGTATGCCCAGTTTAAAAAGCATCAAACAAACAGTGGTTAACCAGGGGTCCTAGAAAAAGAAGTGTAATGAGGCTCCTCAGTAGCAGTGGAGCACAGTATAGAGCCTTTACAGGAAGTTTAAGGAGATTTGTTGCTGACTTTGCtaaatgtgtcaaaatgagGGGCCACTGGGGCCTTTTCCTCATTTTTGGTGtaaagtttaatttttcatATCTTCCCTTTTTTTGGTCTGATTGTGCATGTTACTCTAAGCAATGCAATACTGATgccatattattaaaatattaatattattaaaaaatggaaacattttgagGATTGTTCGTTGTCTCTGATAAcagttgtaaataaattaagtttaaatggCCACAATTTTTACACATTAGCTTATTTCACATTAGTGAAAGTgatacttttgtattttgatgcattagTATGGtcattaatgttgcagctggtaatgtTTGGCTTATTTCTACCGCTGATGTTCACATGTCACATGAGAAATTCATGTGATTAGATtagatataaaatgtatttagaaaagtaaaagtttgATTTTTGCCCTTGATCGTTACTGAAATCAAAGTATGAAGATGGAATTATTCAAGCACATTAGAAGGAGCTTAAATTTGTTAAGTGTAGTATTTACTCTAACTAAATATAGTGTCCACTGTTGGAGCGCAGAAGAGATTGAAAGCTAAATGCAAAGACCTGTCCTGATAAACAGAATCAAACACAGTCAGGCCTCTAAATCaagaaggacaggaagagcACTACAAAATGAACATATATTTCTCATTCCAGTGCTATTATTGGAAAGCTACACGTTTGAGCAAAGATCGTGAATAAGTTTGAATTCCAAAAATATAATAcgtgtttaaataaactttccAACAAATTACAGTACTGCTGGCTTTTATGCTCTTTGATTTTGGAGagtatcaaatttaaataatgaattaatataataattgtaTAGGAAAGAAAACATATGTTGCAGTGTGTTAAAGGTGCTTTCTCCATCTGTAATACAGCAGAGGGACGGGAGATTCCACACATGCAATTCCACAAATTTTGGCTATTTTGATGGAGTTCCTATGCTGGTGGGATCTGAGAAGCTAGCcattggaggaggaggagagcctTTAGTCGATCTGAAGATTAAACCAAAGGACTCGGTCTACCCCCAGGGACAAGGCAGTGGTTTACCATCATTGGCAGCCTTTGACAGACGGGTGACTATATTTAGGTAGTTTGGCTtatgtagaggtgatcttactcgtatccgatggtccaacaattatccactccagagatcgttgtatgacaaacactgaacataatTCTACAGTACACGTTTGCAAATActaatttcacaaacacgttcacaaCTCAATTCCACTGAACCCaataagaaaccgtgtgcctccacagcaaCACACTGGACCTTTCTCTTCTatcttgttgcggtccacaccaccttgtacagaagatcaccaggactccactgccctctctgcagagcatctaccacgggagagctgcttccatacTCAGAGACCCCTCTCACCCCCAGCacagactgttcacacttctaccctcaggacggaggtacagaagtgtgaaatgcagaacctcaagactgaagaactctttcttcgcctctgccatcagactcctgaACAGCTGataggagtttgcaaccatgaacataactgtttacatggacacaactgtttacgttgaatcacattttgcatttgcacactcattttttcagaactgcattACCTCACTTTGTATTGCcttatttctcttatttttttgctcttattttttattttatttgatttctatTTTTCGTCCTATTCGTTCCATTTcacttactgtatgacatttagagtCGACGgaaaagtaagaatttcattgtgcagggaaacatgctttctgtctgtgcatatgacactaaacactttgaatttttgaatctttgaatcttgtAGACCGTTCTTTCTCTCAACTTTAATAGCTGAACACAAATCTCTAATAGCTGTATgcatgagccaaccagggtttacTGGGTTTGTGTTGTGAGGTTGGATTGATTATAAGCATACGGATGATGTCATTTATTATGTCAGTTGTCTAGTTGTAGTTGTcgtaaaaacattatttttacaaaaactagGTAAATCGAAggaaccctggttggctcatacataatGACCGGGCCCTGATTGTGTTCCAATATTAGAAACAATTACTAACTTAATATTGGAAACAATTGCCAAGTAACCTATAAacttataaaacaacaaaacaaactatgcTAACTAATAAACATTATGACCAATCTTCTGTGgtgttctctcttctttcttctggtgtCAGAGGTCACCAGCACTTAACGGGCTGTAGGCACCGTCTCATTCTAATTCTTGGAGAAGACAGACATAGCTTTATGGCTCTATCACGTAACACATAAGGGGTTTACCAGAATGTGCTTCTGTACTGTCTTGCCGTGTAGGTATTTGTTAAAGAAGATTGTCGCAAGAGAAACTAAAGACGCTTATTGTCCATTGTTCCTTTttgccctcctcctcccccacaCGTCCCGGCCACAGCTGGAGAAGGATTTATTAttacaaacccgattccaaaaaggttggcacactgtacaaattgagaatataaaagaaatgcagtaatttacaaatctcataaacgtatattttttttcacagtagaaTATAGATAACATATCAAATCTTGAAAGTATGAAATTCTGAAATGCCTTGCCAaattattggctcattttggatttcatgagagctacacattccaaaaaagttgggacaggtagcaataagaggccggaaaagttaaatgtgcatataaggaacagctggaggaccaatttgcaccttattaggtcaattggcaacatgactgggtattAAAAAAGCCTCTCAGAGTGGCAGTGTCTCTCAGAAGTCAAGATGGTCAGAGGATCACCACTTCCCCCAATACTGCGGCGAAAAATATGGGAGCAATATCAGAagtttctcagagaaaaattgcaaagagtttgaagttatcATCATTACAGTGCATAATATCATCCAACAATTTGGAGAATCGAACAATATCTGTGCGTAAGGGTCAAGGCCGGAAAACCATATTGGATTcccgtgatcttcgggcccttagacggcactgcatcacatacaggaATACTACTGGAACGGAAATCacaacatgggctcaggaatacttccagaaaacattGTTGGTGAACACAATCCACCGTGCCATTTGCTATTGCCGGCTAAAACTCTTTAGGTCGaaaaagaagccatatctaaacatgatccagaatCGCAGGCATTTTCTCTGGGccaaggctcatttaaaatggactgtggcaaagtggaaaactgttctgtggtcagacgaatcaaaatttgaagttctttttggaaaattGGGACGCCATGTCATccggactaaagaggacaaggacaacCCAAGTTGTTATCAGCGCTCAGCtcagaagcctgcatctctgatggtatggggttgcatgggcagcttacacatctggaaaggcaccatcaatgctgaaaggtacATCCCAGTtctagaacaacatatgctcccatccagaagtcgtctctttcagggaagaccttgcattttccaacatgacaatgccagaccacatactgcatcagtTACATCATGGCTGTGTAGAAGAAGGATCCAGGTATTGAATGGccagcctgcagtccagatcttttacccatagaaaacatttggcgcatcataaaaagGAAGATGCGACAAAGGAGACCAAAGACAGTTAAGCAATTAAAAGCCTGTATTAGACAAGAGTGGGACAACATTCCCATTCCTAAACTTATCTCCTCAGTTCAcagatgtttgcagactgttataaaaagaagaggggatgccacacagtggtaaacatggccttgtcccaacttttttgagatgtgttgatgccatgaaatttaaaatcaacttatttttccCTTAGTTAGTAGTAGTTTGCTGTTTCAGGactttaaattaacaaattaaaggTTAAAATTATGCTTAGCATAAGGTTATTCTAAGCAGAATGAAGCAACAGCTTGGATGAGTAGCAAAAGGTTTCCaatcaagaagaaagaagttcaGTTGGCACAATTCAATCTTCGTATACATAAGCTGGTTTCTTAACTGTCACGTAAACAGGATAGCTGGTTTTCAAAAAGAGGGTAGTGGATTGGGGAAACCGGATTTCCACACACAGATTTTTACTGAATTAATTCAATGTCATTGctatgtatatgtgtaaccaggtttctaatcatcTCCCTGAAGGGTGAGATCATTAATCCACTTATGTACATAGGCCCAGAACACCAACCCCTCTGGACAAGGGGGTCAGGATGTTTGGCTTGAGAAAGAGAGGTCAGAGAGCAGCATTGTTTCTCACTATATCTTtgagtttgtctttaaaaataagtcagaggtggaagAGAAATCaattactcttctgctgcatgtatacacagattTCTGGTAACCAGGTGAGATCTGCATAACATGATACCCGAGAAAGCTGAAGGTGGAAGTGAACTGGTTATATAAGTGCATGTATATGCACTCTTCAAAGGAGTGATGCATATGGACTTTGGGATCTTGTCCTGAGGCGTTGGCTCTACCGTGTTGTGCCATGTACCAGGGAAGCATCTACTTAGTTTCTCCAATGTACAAATCTGTACATATCTTGCTGCTTTGGATTGCGTATATCACATTGCTCTGCTTATGTCTGGGTGTTTTGTCTTTGGGGTGGACCTCTTTTAGCCACAGTGTGTTGCTGGGTTTGAAATGTTCAGGGATGCGGcgtttatttaaaattcttcaAAAGTTTCTAAGATACTCGAGCCACATGTGGGATGACAATGAACAGAACAGCATCAATGCCCCAAATGATCATAAAAAAGGAAGAGTTGTACAAAACTAAATAGCAGGTCCAGTTGCCACCAAACAGCATTTTCTGGGTCTCTGACCATTCTGTATCCTCCAGTTGATCACTCATAGTTCTACTCTATTGCTAATGAAATCACAGCATCACTTATGTTAAACTTAAATTTTGTAACTACTTGATTGCTGCACCAACACAGTCGCTCACAGGTGGATATTCAGTGCTCCAGAGTGTGCATTGCATGTGGCATATGGTGCTTATCAGTGAAAGTTATGAAGAGCTATAGAGAAATAGaagtatttcctttttttcagtataaatacagtaaatgcaaacattattactttaaatgtaatattacttatttatttatttgcatttatacaGATATTCCTCTCTAACTTCACCGCACTAGGCACCTGGTGGTGGATTGGTTTGACTGACAGGGAAGAGGAAGGCACCTGGAAATGGATTGATGGAGCCTTACTGACTCAGAGGTTTGACcctaatgtgttttttagcaCATATTAAAGCCTCTGACATTAGCAAACTGTTGACTTAACACTTTACTGAAAGAATTCTGAATAATAACTTAACATTAGAGTGAATCATAGAATATTCAGCTCAATTAAGACTTTGATCAACCATTCAGTTCATTTAAAACTACAAGGCAATGAAACTACCCCAATGTAGGAATAAAACCCAGAttcaaaaaacagattttaggTCCTATGACTTgtgaaaaatgttcacaaataTTTCTAGAAAGaagcagcatggtggtggtgtGGTTGGCGGTGCTacctcacaactagaaggtccccagCTTTAATCCATCTGCTGACCTTGGTCTTTGCGTGTTTTGCCTAAAGtttgattctttttctttttaggtaCTGGGAAACAAAACAGCCTGACAATGGTATTGGAGACACAATGTGGGGTGAGGAAGACTGTGCCCACATCCGAActcaaaagaaaactaaaaataactgGAATGATCTGTCATGTGATGCTTCTCTGCACTGGATTTGTGAGAAAATGGCTCAGTGCTAGTGTACATCATGTATCCTTGCTTTTAGAAAGGTATTTGTTGTGGAGATCTTGTTGATGTTTAACGACAATTTAATTGAGTTTATACCAAAgattatgtaatatgtaatcTGCCTTTATGACTAACCACATGGCTGTATAACTTAATAAAGATGTGTTATGTCTAGAGAGGTGCGAGGTTTTGTTGGAACATTCTACTATGTGCGATAAAACCACAGGGGGCTGATTTTGTCTGTGACACAAGGTTATGAGACTGGTTTTGACCAGTTTATGACCAGGGTTTATTCCCCCCCACTGCAACACCTTTGGGGTTTGGTCTATATCCAAGGAAGTCGTGaacttttataaataatttgtacATGAACGTGTTCTTGTTCAGACTGATCTGAACCCTCTTGCAAtagtttttttgctgtttgaccTTCAAAAACTTCAACCCACAGCACAAAGGCATCACAAATCAAAAATGGCTTCTCTCAGGTTGAGAAGCTGTCATCCTGTGCTACCCGGACAATGCTCCAATCTGTGTAGGATCTGAGCCAGATCATCGAAAGGAAAGAAGATGGCAGCCATGCCTTAGCAGATAATCTGTAGTGTTGTTTTCCAATGATGTATGCCGCACAGTGAGTAGCTCTGTCTCATGAGAAAAGGGAATATCCCGAGACAGACTTGACACCATGACATGGGTGATGTCATGGTAAGGAAAGGAGTAAAGGTCCCAGGCTCAATCCTAACCCAGGTCATAAAGAACTACCACCACTCTGTGAATTTATGGTAAAAAATTGTTGTTTCCTATATGGGGAGGACTCTGCTTCACAAGTGAGGAAAGTCTGACTGAAAGGCGgagaagaatgaaaagaagAGCACACAACGGCACACATGCCTGTCCAAcaaaggaaagggaaaaaatatcATCCTGATAATCCTGACACATTACATGTTCTGTTGAAACATTATCTCATCAAGACCTCTCTTTTGCTCCCACTCTGTCTCCAGCCCATGCTTACTTCTCTCCGCAGACCGgctttattgttatttctatGTTTTGTCCGTGTTGATATTGTATGTCTGCTGCTTGGCCATTGGTCTCGCTTGTAAAAGGGATTTCTCTATAGGATTTCCTGCTAAATATTGGCAAATAACCTGCCAAgaactttctttccttttcccatCGGTGCACACAACTTCACACAATTCTGATCAATCCTGCAGTTACCTGGCCTGCTTTTTTACGTTAATTTCCAAATTACAAAGTTGCTATGTGCTCCATGTACTCTGAAAGCATGGTAGCACTTCAGGCTATAACCTGCAAGTTACAGTTTAATTATTTCGTACAGACTATGTATCACCAGGTTCCAACAGTGGGACAAATGTTCACTGGTAAAGTGGAAGAAAACAGTTAGTTGGGGAATAATAGAACATGACAATAACTGGAAATATTAGGAGACCTGGGCCCATATTGATTACATTTCCTGGAAGGGGAAATCCCTCATAACTGGCCAGAAATTCTCAGAAGAA
It contains:
- the LOC137132651 gene encoding CD209 antigen-like isoform X1, with translation MEEIQMNFKFDRSFLSRWKTTQTDLWSSERRIYRAVVFCLGLLSVFLLTGLFIFNLHYHNTVNSGKAMKANMNKSLQDSRNNMSSLTEERDQLNAKLSSLTEERRRLTARINFLTAERGQLNSRVSSLTSESNWLNSSLSSLTAERDQLNSTLSSLTAEKDQLNSTLSSLTAERDRLNSSLSSLTAEKDQLNSRVSSLSAETDRLNSSLSSLTAEKDQLNSRVSSLSAERDRLNSSLSSLTAEKDQLNSRVSSLTAERDRLNSSLSSLTAEKDRLNAQISNVTKEKDQLNATLSSLTEERSHLNAKISSLTEEMCQLDAQISNVTKEKDQLKSRLIEMTKDRDRLENLTRKTSVGWTKFNWSFYFLSTESGSWTKAREDCQNKGADLVIINSAEEQEFLSGFTNQSAWIGLTDIAEEGTWKWIDGSPLTFTNWNRGEPNDGVGYSAGGEDCAEIVPEGHKWNDLPCGHSLQWICEKNI